In one Oceaniferula marina genomic region, the following are encoded:
- a CDS encoding DUF4279 domain-containing protein: MHDDISPTEVTTRLNVEPTRQNVKGEKIAGIRRPARINGWFLSSQNKVESFDSRRHIDWILDQIYERSEELNDMMEQGFCIDITSFWVSKSANGGPTLSPYQMKRLSDLNIEVWWDIYFDDDDES, encoded by the coding sequence ATGCATGACGATATTTCTCCTACAGAAGTTACAACAAGGCTTAATGTCGAACCCACTAGGCAGAACGTTAAGGGTGAAAAAATTGCAGGAATAAGACGCCCAGCGAGAATTAATGGGTGGTTTCTTTCATCCCAAAACAAGGTGGAATCCTTTGACTCCAGGAGGCACATTGATTGGATATTGGATCAGATATACGAGAGAAGTGAAGAGTTGAATGACATGATGGAGCAAGGGTTCTGCATAGATATTACTTCATTTTGGGTATCTAAATCTGCGAATGGAGGTCCTACATTATCACCTTATCAGATGAAGAGGCTTTCAGACCTTAATATCGAAGTATGGTGGGATATTTACTTTGATGATGACGATGAAAGCTAG